A stretch of the Solanum dulcamara chromosome 6, daSolDulc1.2, whole genome shotgun sequence genome encodes the following:
- the LOC129891372 gene encoding uncharacterized protein LOC129891372 yields MKVRASVKKMCEFCRTVKRRGRVYVLCTSNPKHKQRQGYSTFASEGLISTAPVMTRVKQDTSATEGIRSLFPGKIEATVTPWWKRGIASILFKEGQ; encoded by the exons ATGAAGGTTAGGGCATCAGTGAAGAAGATGTGTGAGTTCTGTCGCACAGTCAAGAGGCGTGGGCGGGTATATGTGCTATGTACATCTAATCCCAAGCATAAACAAAGACAAGGCTATTCAACGTTTGCCTCTGAAGGCCTCATATCAACTGC GCCTGTGATGACGAGGGTAAAGCAGGATACTTCAGCTACCGAAGGTATTCGCTCTCTCTTTCCTGGTAAGATCGAGGCGACTGTGACACCTTGGTGGAAAAGGGGGATAGCTTCCATTCTATTCAAGGAAGGACAGTAA